One window of Erwinia aphidicola genomic DNA carries:
- the uca gene encoding urea carboxylase has product MFKKLLIANRGAIACRILRSLRAMNVSGVAVFAEADASSLHIREADEAVSLGDGPAANTYLVVEKILAAARASGAEAIHPGYGFLSENAAFAEACESAGIAFIGPTPQQLRLFGLKHTARALAKQHQVPLLEGTELLESIAAALMAAERVGYPVMLKSTAGGGGIGMRVCYSAAELSEAFEAVKRLGQNNFSDEGVFIEKYIERARHLEVQIFGDGEGEVIALGVRDCSVQRRNQKVIEETPAPNLPQGMADALCAAAIKLAKAVSYRSAGTVEFVYDSAAEQFYFLEVNTRLQVEHGVTEQVWGVDLVRWMIALAAGDLPPLAELGVTLSPQGHAIQARVYAEDPGRQFQPSPGLLTEVFFPPADGKQLRIDRWVESGCEIPPFFDPLLAKVIAFAPSREQATAALSQALGETRLYGVETNRQYLQQILASQPFTSGSPWTRCLEQLHYRATTVEVLSAGTQTTVQDFPGRLGYWAVGVPPSGPMDDRALRLGNRLLDNDPTAAALEITMSGPTLRFNTASVAVVTGAAIPLTLDGQPLAMNQTFAIAAGSTLTLGTIAGRGVRSYLCLRGGIAVPEYLGSKSTFTLGQFGGHAGRALLTGDVLHLSELRDARAGEALPDALCSDLPALRELRVIYGPHAAPEYFTVGYIETFFATEWQVHFNSSRTGVRLIGPKPQWVRDSGGEAGLHPSNIHDNPYAVGAVDFTGDMPVILGRDGPSLGGFVCPVTVIEADLWQVGQLKAGDRLKFVAVDVATARQLAAEREAELQALAPVDCTWQPAPLNSPVVLECGTGDTQLVARLCGDTHLLLEIGAPELDLVLRFRAHALMQALEAINHPAVIDLTPGIRSLQVHYCPEALPLSELLATVGRLWHTVCAQQDLRVPSRVVYLPLSWDDPACQLAIDKYMTTVRRDAPWCPSNLEFIRRINDLADIDEVYKTVFAASYLVMGLGDVYLGAPVATPLDPRHRLVTTKYNPARTWTAENSVGIGGAYLCVYGMEGPGGYQFVGRTLQMWNRYREVADFNGKPWLLRFFDQIKFYPVSADELQVIRRDFPLGRYPLRIEHTELALADYQQFLQRESTGIDVFRTHQQSAFNAERERWIASGQAHFDSQEEASAAPDDEPLQAGQQAVESAIAGNLWQVKFQPGDAVKQGDVLVIIEAMKMEIPLLAPCDGIISEVRVQPGSAVRAGQCVVVLES; this is encoded by the coding sequence ATGTTTAAAAAATTGCTGATTGCTAACCGTGGCGCGATTGCGTGCCGAATTCTACGCTCGCTGCGCGCAATGAACGTCAGCGGCGTGGCGGTGTTTGCCGAAGCCGATGCCAGCAGCCTGCACATACGCGAGGCCGATGAAGCGGTCAGCCTTGGCGATGGCCCGGCGGCCAACACCTATCTGGTGGTGGAGAAGATCCTCGCGGCGGCACGCGCCAGCGGCGCAGAGGCCATCCATCCCGGCTACGGTTTTCTCTCGGAAAACGCCGCCTTCGCCGAAGCCTGTGAATCCGCCGGCATCGCCTTTATCGGCCCGACGCCACAGCAGCTGCGCCTCTTCGGCCTGAAGCACACCGCACGTGCGCTGGCGAAACAGCATCAGGTGCCGCTGCTGGAGGGGACGGAGCTGCTGGAGAGTATTGCCGCTGCGCTGATGGCCGCCGAACGGGTCGGCTACCCGGTGATGCTGAAAAGCACCGCGGGCGGGGGGGGCATCGGCATGCGCGTCTGCTACAGCGCGGCTGAACTGAGCGAAGCGTTTGAGGCGGTAAAGCGCCTCGGGCAGAACAACTTTAGCGATGAGGGCGTGTTTATCGAGAAGTATATCGAGCGCGCCCGCCACCTTGAGGTGCAGATTTTCGGTGACGGCGAGGGTGAGGTGATTGCGCTCGGCGTGCGCGACTGCTCGGTGCAGCGCCGCAATCAGAAGGTGATTGAAGAGACGCCGGCACCCAATCTTCCACAGGGCATGGCCGATGCGCTCTGTGCCGCCGCCATCAAGCTGGCGAAGGCGGTCAGCTACCGCAGCGCCGGAACCGTTGAGTTTGTCTACGACAGCGCCGCCGAACAGTTTTACTTCCTCGAGGTCAATACCCGTCTTCAGGTAGAGCACGGCGTTACCGAGCAGGTGTGGGGCGTGGATCTGGTGCGCTGGATGATCGCTCTTGCGGCCGGGGATCTACCGCCGCTGGCAGAACTTGGCGTGACACTGTCACCGCAGGGCCATGCGATTCAGGCGCGCGTCTACGCCGAAGACCCTGGCCGCCAGTTCCAGCCTTCGCCCGGTTTGCTGACCGAGGTGTTTTTCCCACCAGCCGACGGTAAACAGCTGCGCATTGACCGCTGGGTAGAGTCCGGCTGTGAGATCCCGCCATTCTTCGACCCGCTGCTGGCGAAGGTTATCGCCTTTGCCCCCAGCCGCGAACAGGCGACAGCAGCGCTCAGCCAGGCTCTGGGAGAAACCCGCCTGTACGGCGTTGAGACTAACCGCCAGTACCTGCAGCAGATCCTCGCGTCGCAGCCGTTCACCAGCGGCTCGCCGTGGACGCGCTGCCTTGAGCAGCTGCACTACCGCGCCACCACCGTTGAGGTGCTGAGCGCCGGAACGCAAACCACCGTGCAGGACTTCCCGGGCCGCCTTGGCTACTGGGCGGTGGGCGTGCCGCCGTCCGGCCCGATGGACGACCGCGCTTTACGCCTGGGCAACCGCCTGCTGGATAACGACCCGACGGCGGCCGCGCTGGAGATCACCATGAGCGGCCCAACGCTGCGCTTCAATACGGCCAGCGTGGCGGTGGTGACGGGGGCGGCGATCCCGCTCACGCTTGACGGCCAGCCGCTGGCGATGAATCAGACCTTCGCGATCGCGGCGGGCAGCACCTTAACTCTCGGCACCATCGCTGGCCGCGGCGTGCGCAGCTATCTCTGCCTGCGCGGCGGGATCGCCGTGCCGGAGTACCTCGGCAGTAAAAGCACCTTTACCCTCGGGCAGTTCGGCGGCCATGCGGGGCGCGCGCTGCTTACGGGTGACGTGCTGCATCTGAGCGAACTGCGCGATGCGCGCGCCGGAGAGGCACTGCCTGACGCGCTGTGCAGCGATCTGCCCGCGCTGCGCGAGCTGCGGGTTATCTACGGCCCGCACGCTGCGCCAGAGTATTTCACTGTCGGCTACATTGAGACGTTTTTCGCCACCGAGTGGCAGGTGCATTTCAACTCCAGCCGCACCGGGGTGCGGCTGATTGGGCCAAAACCGCAGTGGGTGCGCGACAGCGGCGGCGAGGCCGGGCTGCACCCCTCGAATATCCACGATAATCCGTATGCGGTCGGCGCGGTGGATTTCACCGGGGATATGCCGGTGATCCTCGGGCGCGACGGCCCGAGCCTGGGCGGATTTGTCTGCCCGGTGACGGTGATTGAGGCCGATCTCTGGCAGGTCGGGCAGCTGAAAGCGGGCGATCGCCTGAAGTTTGTCGCGGTGGATGTGGCGACCGCCCGCCAGCTGGCCGCAGAGCGTGAGGCGGAGCTGCAGGCGCTGGCGCCGGTTGATTGCACCTGGCAGCCTGCGCCGCTGAATTCTCCGGTGGTGCTGGAGTGCGGCACGGGTGATACGCAGCTGGTCGCGCGGCTGTGCGGTGATACCCATCTACTGCTGGAGATTGGCGCACCGGAGCTGGACCTGGTGCTGCGTTTTCGCGCTCATGCGCTGATGCAGGCGCTGGAGGCCATTAACCATCCGGCAGTTATCGACCTGACGCCCGGCATCCGCTCGCTGCAGGTTCACTATTGTCCTGAAGCGCTGCCGCTGAGCGAGCTGCTGGCAACGGTCGGGCGGCTGTGGCACACGGTGTGTGCGCAGCAGGATCTACGCGTGCCGTCGCGCGTGGTGTATCTGCCGCTGTCGTGGGATGACCCCGCCTGCCAGCTGGCGATTGATAAATATATGACCACCGTGCGCCGCGATGCACCCTGGTGCCCGAGTAACCTTGAGTTTATTCGCCGCATCAACGACCTGGCGGATATTGATGAGGTCTACAAAACGGTGTTTGCCGCCAGCTATCTGGTCATGGGGCTGGGCGATGTCTACCTTGGCGCTCCGGTCGCCACGCCGCTCGATCCGCGCCACCGGCTGGTCACCACCAAGTATAATCCGGCGCGCACCTGGACTGCGGAGAACTCGGTGGGGATCGGCGGGGCGTATCTGTGCGTTTATGGCATGGAGGGGCCGGGTGGCTATCAGTTTGTGGGGCGCACGCTGCAGATGTGGAACCGCTATCGTGAGGTCGCCGATTTCAACGGCAAACCCTGGCTGCTGCGCTTCTTCGACCAGATAAAGTTCTATCCGGTCTCCGCCGACGAGCTGCAGGTTATCCGTCGTGATTTCCCGCTGGGGCGCTATCCGCTGCGCATTGAGCACACCGAGCTGGCGCTGGCCGACTATCAGCAGTTTTTACAGCGCGAAAGCACGGGCATTGACGTCTTCCGCACCCACCAGCAGTCGGCATTTAACGCCGAACGCGAACGCTGGATCGCCAGCGGTCAGGCCCATTTCGATAGCCAGGAGGAGGCTAGCGCCGCGCCGGATGACGAGCCGCTGCAGGCCGGGCAGCAGGCGGTGGAGAGCGCAATTGCCGGCAATCTGTGGCAGGTGAAGTTCCAGCCGGGCGACGCGGTGAAGCAGGGCGACGTGCTGGTGATTATCGAGGCAATGAAGATGGAGATCCCGCTGCTGGCACCGTGCGACGGCATTATCAGCGAGGTGCGCGTCCAGCCCGGCTCCGCGGTGCGCGCCGGGCAGTGCGTGGTGGTGCTGGAAAGTTAA
- a CDS encoding urea amidolyase associated protein UAAP2: MTLITSAKQASDAVLRHTIPAGEPYLFEVKKGQTVRLHDLEGNQAVDTLFYSTANPRERYDAQRTLRRQNNAYLTSGSVLYSNLGNPLLTIVADTCGRHDTLGGACAQESNTVRYHADKRYMHSCRDNFLCACIHDGRLHKRDIAANINFFMNVPVTPEGGLTFADGISAAGKYVELRAECDVIVLISNCPQLNNPCNGWNPTAAEVLVWN; this comes from the coding sequence ATGACCTTAATCACCAGCGCTAAGCAGGCCAGCGATGCCGTATTGCGCCACACCATTCCGGCGGGTGAACCCTATCTGTTTGAAGTGAAGAAGGGGCAGACCGTGCGCCTGCACGATCTGGAGGGCAATCAGGCCGTTGATACGCTGTTTTACAGCACTGCCAACCCGCGCGAGCGCTATGACGCCCAGCGCACGCTGCGCCGCCAGAATAACGCCTACCTGACCAGCGGCAGCGTGCTTTACTCCAACCTTGGCAACCCGCTGCTGACCATTGTTGCCGACACCTGCGGGCGCCACGACACCCTTGGCGGTGCCTGCGCCCAGGAGAGCAATACCGTACGCTATCACGCCGATAAGCGCTACATGCACAGCTGCCGCGATAACTTCCTCTGCGCCTGCATCCACGATGGCCGCCTGCACAAGCGCGACATCGCCGCCAACATCAACTTCTTTATGAACGTGCCGGTGACGCCGGAGGGCGGGCTGACCTTTGCAGACGGCATCTCCGCCGCCGGGAAATATGTCGAGCTGCGCGCCGAATGCGACGTGATTGTGCTGATCTCCAACTGTCCGCAGCTTAACAACCCGTGCAACGGCTGGAACCCGACCGCCGCCGAAGTGCTGGTGTGGAACTGA
- a CDS encoding urea amidolyase associated protein UAAP1, producing the protein MTHLYEETLPGGGHTSLVIKKGQLLRLTDLEGGANVSLMLLNADEKSERLNLPDTLKGQHTARLTAGHCLYSDMGRVLAAIVTDTCGWHDSFGGVLNAAEVAEKYGDGRYQELRNGFYRNGSDNLLVELGKWDLRLEDLLMVLNLFSKVSVDEAGSFRFHQNHSAPGSVVELYAPMNTLVVLTALQHPMDPNPHYAPRPVQLALRDAQDEQMLEGCKTLRPENLRALQNIERFNVTGAV; encoded by the coding sequence ATGACGCACCTCTATGAAGAGACCTTACCCGGCGGCGGCCACACCTCACTGGTGATAAAAAAGGGCCAGCTACTGCGCCTTACCGATCTTGAAGGCGGCGCCAACGTCAGCCTGATGCTGCTGAATGCCGATGAGAAAAGTGAACGCCTGAACCTGCCGGATACGCTGAAAGGGCAGCACACCGCCAGACTGACCGCCGGGCACTGCCTCTACTCAGATATGGGGCGCGTGCTGGCGGCCATCGTGACCGATACCTGCGGCTGGCACGACAGCTTTGGCGGCGTGCTGAATGCGGCAGAAGTGGCAGAGAAATACGGCGACGGCCGCTATCAGGAGCTGCGCAACGGCTTCTACCGCAACGGCAGCGATAATCTGCTGGTGGAGCTGGGCAAGTGGGACCTGCGGCTGGAAGACCTGCTGATGGTGCTTAACCTGTTCAGTAAGGTGAGCGTTGATGAAGCGGGCAGCTTCCGGTTTCATCAGAACCACTCCGCGCCGGGCAGTGTGGTTGAGCTGTACGCCCCGATGAATACGCTGGTGGTGCTCACCGCGCTGCAGCACCCGATGGACCCGAACCCGCACTATGCGCCGCGCCCGGTGCAGCTGGCACTGCGAGATGCCCAAGATGAACAGATGCTGGAAGGGTGTAAAACCTTGCGCCCGGAGAATCTGCGCGCCTTGCAGAATATTGAACGCTTTAACGTGACAGGAGCCGTCTGA
- a CDS encoding ABC transporter ATP-binding protein, which translates to MSFININNIWQEYGNHVVLENLNLSINEGEFCTMVGASGCGKSTFLRLLLGQEKPSRGSITLQGETLPAEPDASRGVVFQRYSVFPHLNVLDNVAIGLELPAARICGRLFGRRKQAARQQAAAMLERVGLGHALKKYPAQLSGGMQQRLAIAQAFIMQPRILLLDEPFGALDPGIRKDMHSLLLELWQETALTVFMVTHDLSEGFNLGTRLLVFDKVRIDPHEPNAWGARITYDLPLNETRLRQRRQPAEVLMHPTAFAHPSTQEISHDAPL; encoded by the coding sequence ATGAGCTTTATCAACATCAACAACATCTGGCAGGAGTATGGCAACCACGTGGTGCTGGAGAACCTCAACCTGAGCATCAACGAAGGGGAGTTCTGCACCATGGTCGGTGCCTCCGGCTGCGGTAAATCAACCTTCCTGCGCCTGCTGCTGGGCCAGGAGAAGCCAAGCCGCGGCAGCATCACGCTACAGGGCGAAACCCTGCCTGCGGAACCGGACGCCAGCCGCGGCGTGGTGTTTCAGCGCTATTCGGTCTTTCCACACCTTAACGTGCTGGATAACGTTGCCATCGGGCTGGAGCTGCCCGCTGCGCGCATCTGTGGCCGGCTGTTCGGCAGGCGTAAGCAGGCGGCGCGCCAGCAGGCGGCCGCGATGCTGGAGCGCGTGGGGCTGGGGCATGCGTTAAAGAAATATCCGGCGCAGCTCTCCGGCGGCATGCAGCAGCGGCTGGCGATCGCCCAGGCGTTCATCATGCAGCCGCGCATTCTGCTGCTCGATGAGCCTTTCGGCGCGCTCGATCCCGGCATCCGTAAGGATATGCACAGCCTGCTGCTGGAGCTGTGGCAGGAAACCGCGCTGACGGTGTTTATGGTGACGCACGACCTGTCGGAGGGCTTTAACCTCGGCACGCGCCTGCTGGTGTTCGACAAAGTGCGCATTGACCCGCACGAACCCAACGCCTGGGGCGCACGCATTACTTATGACCTGCCGCTGAACGAAACCCGACTGCGGCAGCGCCGTCAGCCCGCTGAAGTGCTGATGCACCCAACGGCTTTCGCCCACCCATCCACTCAGGAGATTTCCCATGACGCACCTCTATGA
- a CDS encoding ABC transporter permease, which produces MRQMNRHPDRGMHLMLVLLPFILAIAAYFIGSAVRLDANPHDKLLPGLGQMIDAVQRMAFTPDKRSGDYLLWMDTAVSLGRLLLGLGIASLLGLAFGIAAGVFPMWRSPLSSFMTVLSMVPPLAILPVLFIVFGLDELSKIMLIVIGITPMLARDLEQRAREIPQEILIKAQTLGANSWTVVLRVVLPQLLTRLLTSLRLLLGSAWLFLISAEAISSTAGLGYRIFLVRRYMAMDVILPYVFWITLLAWLMDLGLRRLNRWCFPWAQGEKS; this is translated from the coding sequence ATGCGGCAAATGAATCGTCATCCCGACAGAGGCATGCATCTGATGCTGGTGCTGCTGCCGTTTATTCTGGCGATCGCCGCCTATTTCATCGGCTCCGCCGTGCGGCTGGATGCCAACCCGCACGACAAACTGCTGCCAGGACTCGGGCAGATGATCGACGCGGTGCAGCGCATGGCGTTCACCCCGGACAAGCGCAGCGGCGACTATCTGCTGTGGATGGATACCGCCGTCAGTCTTGGCCGCCTGCTGCTGGGGCTGGGCATCGCCTCGCTGCTAGGACTGGCCTTCGGCATTGCCGCCGGAGTGTTTCCAATGTGGCGCTCGCCGCTGTCGTCGTTTATGACCGTGCTATCGATGGTGCCTCCGCTGGCTATCCTGCCGGTGCTGTTTATCGTCTTCGGACTCGATGAGCTGTCGAAAATCATGCTGATCGTCATTGGCATTACGCCGATGCTGGCGCGCGACCTTGAACAGCGGGCGCGGGAGATCCCGCAGGAGATCCTGATTAAAGCGCAGACGCTGGGGGCCAATAGCTGGACGGTGGTGCTGCGCGTGGTGCTGCCACAGCTGCTGACCCGGCTCCTGACCTCGCTGCGCCTGCTGCTGGGTTCCGCGTGGCTGTTCCTGATCTCCGCGGAGGCGATCTCCTCAACTGCCGGGCTGGGCTACCGCATTTTCCTCGTGCGCCGCTATATGGCGATGGATGTGATCCTGCCTTATGTGTTCTGGATCACGCTGCTGGCCTGGCTGATGGATCTTGGCCTGCGCCGCCTTAACCGCTGGTGCTTCCCGTGGGCCCAGGGAGAGAAATCATGA
- a CDS encoding putative urea ABC transporter substrate-binding protein, with protein MKLSHILSICLLSVTALASIPSQAAAKKEFNVCWTIYAGWMPWGQIATSGIIDKWAAKYGIKIHVTQLNDYIESINQYTAGQFDGCTMTNMDALTIPAAGGVDSTALILGSYSEGNDGIVLKGKGKTLNDLKGMKVYLPELSVSHYLLVRGLEKAGLAEKDVTVVNTSDADIVSAFATSSVQAAVAWNPQLSAIKATPDTTEVFESSQVPGELIDMMVVNSDVLKDNPALGKALTGAWYEMMSKMKAGDTDALNAMAAASGTDLKGYQAQLKTTHLFYTPADNLKFISDAELAKTMQRVARFSFEKGLLGDGAQSADFIGMRFPGNVTQGDSSNVKLRFDDSYLKMAADGKL; from the coding sequence ATGAAACTTTCTCACATCCTCAGCATTTGCCTTCTCAGCGTCACCGCGCTGGCCAGCATTCCCTCACAGGCGGCCGCCAAAAAAGAGTTCAACGTCTGCTGGACCATTTACGCCGGCTGGATGCCGTGGGGCCAGATCGCCACCTCCGGCATCATCGACAAGTGGGCGGCTAAATATGGCATTAAAATCCACGTCACCCAGCTTAACGACTATATCGAATCCATTAACCAGTACACCGCCGGGCAGTTTGATGGCTGCACCATGACCAACATGGATGCGCTGACCATTCCTGCCGCCGGGGGCGTTGACAGTACCGCGCTGATCCTCGGTAGCTACTCTGAGGGCAATGACGGCATCGTGCTGAAAGGCAAGGGCAAGACCCTCAACGATCTGAAAGGGATGAAGGTCTACCTGCCGGAACTGTCGGTATCACACTATCTGCTGGTGCGCGGGCTGGAGAAAGCGGGCCTGGCCGAGAAAGATGTCACGGTGGTAAACACCTCTGATGCTGATATCGTCTCGGCGTTTGCCACCAGCAGCGTGCAGGCGGCCGTGGCCTGGAACCCTCAGCTCTCCGCTATCAAAGCCACGCCGGATACCACGGAAGTATTTGAGTCCTCGCAGGTGCCGGGCGAGCTGATCGATATGATGGTAGTCAACAGTGACGTGCTGAAGGATAACCCGGCGCTTGGCAAAGCCCTGACCGGGGCCTGGTACGAGATGATGAGCAAAATGAAAGCGGGCGATACCGATGCCCTGAATGCAATGGCAGCCGCTTCCGGCACTGATCTGAAAGGCTACCAGGCGCAGCTGAAAACCACCCACCTGTTTTACACCCCCGCCGACAACCTGAAATTCATTAGCGATGCCGAACTGGCGAAAACCATGCAGCGCGTGGCCCGCTTCTCATTTGAGAAAGGGCTGCTTGGCGACGGCGCGCAGAGTGCTGACTTTATCGGCATGCGCTTCCCCGGCAACGTCACCCAGGGCGACAGCAGCAACGTCAAACTGCGCTTCGACGACAGCTACCTGAAGATGGCCGCCGACGGCAAGCTATAA
- a CDS encoding MFS transporter has protein sequence MTKPEQLRKKALVASAVGNFIEWYEFAVYGFLATVIAQNFFTLQGESAMTGIILTWASFAVAFFFRPLGAIIFGRIGDRIGRKPTLVAVLILMTLATAAIGFVPVYASIGVAAPLLLTLLRILQGLFAGGEYGGAVSLMTEFAPKGKRGLYGAWQSLTVAFGLLAGAGVVATLSAVMSPESLHAWGWRIPFISALPMGLVALWLRMQLEETPTFSNTQRAANPPTAARSGLVLSVILLGIGRVMVWSAAGYTYLVVMPTYLQSVLHTGLNQALVIAVLSNIGFALTILPAGILSDRIGRKPVMIAASVLLLVCAWPLLKVLQMPDIGLLVKCLIVLFAGAMVGMLAGPGPAMLAEMFPTHVRYTGLGLAYSLSNALFSGCAGLIISGLIKQTGNNDIPAYYVIVTAAISILALMSLRRDDHLRSLE, from the coding sequence ATGACAAAGCCTGAGCAGTTAAGAAAGAAAGCGCTGGTGGCGAGCGCGGTGGGTAACTTTATTGAGTGGTATGAGTTTGCCGTGTACGGCTTTCTGGCCACGGTGATTGCGCAGAACTTCTTTACGCTTCAGGGCGAATCGGCGATGACGGGTATCATCCTGACCTGGGCTTCTTTTGCCGTTGCCTTCTTCTTCCGTCCGCTCGGGGCGATTATCTTTGGCCGCATCGGCGACAGAATCGGCCGCAAGCCGACGCTGGTTGCGGTGTTGATCCTGATGACGCTGGCGACCGCCGCGATCGGTTTCGTGCCGGTTTATGCCTCGATTGGCGTCGCCGCCCCGCTGCTGCTGACCCTGTTACGCATCCTTCAGGGGCTGTTCGCCGGCGGCGAGTACGGCGGCGCCGTCTCCCTGATGACGGAGTTTGCCCCCAAGGGCAAGCGCGGGCTGTATGGCGCCTGGCAATCCCTGACCGTGGCGTTTGGCCTGCTGGCGGGTGCGGGGGTGGTCGCCACGCTCTCGGCCGTGATGAGCCCGGAGTCACTGCATGCCTGGGGCTGGCGCATCCCCTTTATCAGCGCGCTGCCGATGGGGCTGGTCGCACTCTGGCTGCGTATGCAGCTGGAAGAGACGCCGACCTTTAGCAATACGCAGCGTGCAGCCAACCCACCCACGGCAGCGCGCAGCGGGCTGGTGCTGAGCGTCATTCTGCTGGGTATCGGCCGCGTTATGGTGTGGTCGGCGGCGGGTTATACCTACCTGGTGGTGATGCCCACCTACCTGCAGTCGGTGCTGCATACCGGGCTGAATCAGGCGCTGGTTATCGCGGTGCTGTCGAATATCGGCTTCGCCCTCACCATCCTGCCTGCCGGCATACTCAGCGACCGCATCGGCCGCAAACCGGTGATGATTGCGGCCAGCGTGCTGCTGCTGGTGTGCGCGTGGCCGCTGCTGAAGGTATTGCAGATGCCGGATATTGGCCTGCTGGTGAAATGCCTGATCGTGCTGTTTGCCGGGGCGATGGTCGGCATGCTTGCCGGTCCCGGGCCTGCCATGCTGGCGGAAATGTTCCCCACCCACGTACGCTATACCGGGCTGGGGCTGGCTTACTCCCTCTCCAATGCGCTGTTTTCCGGCTGTGCAGGCCTGATTATCAGCGGGCTGATTAAGCAGACCGGCAACAACGATATCCCGGCTTACTATGTGATTGTGACTGCGGCCATCAGCATTCTGGCGCTGATGAGCCTGCGGCGCGACGATCATCTGCGTTCGCTGGAGTAA